ATCGCGACCCTCACGGTCGATGGCGAGCCGGTCTCGCAGGGCGTCGTGCCGGGCGAGCCGGGCGGGCTCAACCGGACCCGGACGGCCCGCGCCACGTGGCGGTACCGCCCATGAGGCCGCGCTCCTTCCGTCCGTCGGCCCTCGCGCTCTTGCTGGCGCTCGGCCTCGGCGCGTGCGACACGACGGAGGAGCGCCCGCCGCGCGTTGTCCCGGCCGACACGACGTTCATCCTGACGTACCGTGTGGTCCCCACCGCGGAGTACGGCGCCTACGAGGCCGACGCGATCCGCTTCACGGGCGCCGACGGACGCAACGGCGCGCTTGGACCCGTCGACCTCCCGTGGTCCATCAACGTGACGATGTCGCGGAACCGGGACCATATCTACTCGCTGGAGTCGGAGCTGACCGCCTCGGGCGACGTGGCGGGCATGACCGCCCAACTGTTCGTCGACGGCGAGCCGGTGTCGCAAGGAACCGTCGCCGGGCAGTCGGGCGGGCTCCGCGCGACCCGGACGGCCCGAGCCGTCTACCGCTTCCGCCCGTAGCTACCGCATGGCCTCCGCGGCGCGGACCACGTCGGCGAGGACGACGGCGGCCGTGACGTCGGCGCTGGCGCCGGGCCCCTGGAAGAAGATCGGGAAGTCGCCCGTCCGCGCCGTGTGGACGACGACGGCGATCTCGCTCGCGCGGAGCGCCGCGAGGAGCGAGCCGGCCTCGGCGCGGACCCCTTCGACGCCGGCCCGGATCGCGCCGTCGGCCCCGAGACGAGCGACGTACTGGACCTCGCCTTCGCCCGCCTCGGCGAGGCGCCGGCGCCAGCCGGCGTCGGCGTCGGGGAGGCGGCGCCAGAACTCGGCGAGCGGGACCTCGTCGAGGCCGTCGGGCACGAGGCTCTCGAGGGCGACGTCCGCAGCGGACACGTCGAGACCGACCTCGCGGGCGAGGAGCGCCAGCTTGCGAGCCACGTCGCGGCCCGAGAGGTCGTCGCGGACGTCGGGCTCGGTGAGGCCGGCCTCGCGCGCGGCGCCGACGGCCTCCGAGAACGCCGCGCCGTCGCGCATCCGGTTCATCACGAACGACAGCGTCCCCGAGAGGACGCCCTCGATCTCCTGCACCCGGTCGCCCGTCCGCACGAGGTCGCGGAGGCGCCCGACGATGCCGAGGCCGGCGCCGACCGACGCCTCGTAGAGGTACGGGGCCTCGCCGGCTCGCGACGCCGCCTGCGCCTCGCCCCAGCCCTCCGCCGAGCGGCCCGTCGCCTCCTTGTTCGGCGTTACGACGGCGACGCCGGCCCGGAGCCAGCCGGCGTGCCGCGCGGCGACGTCGGGGCTGGCCGTCGCGTCGACCACGACGAGCCGTTCGAGCCGGGCCGACGTGATCCGGTCCGATAGCGCGTCGAGGCCGGCGGGGTCGCCCTCCGCCACGCGGTCGGCGGCCGTCGCGGGGTCGAGGCCGGAGGCGTCCCAGAGGAGGTGCCGGCTGTCGGCGACGCCGGCCAGCACGACGTTGACGCCGGCCCCCAAGAGGCCGGGGATCTGCGCGTCGAGGAGCGCGAGGAGCCGCCGCCCCAGCATGCCCGCGCCGACCACGACGAGGTGCGTCCGGAGCCGGCGCATCGCGAACGCCTCGTGGAGCGCCGAGACGGCCTGGACGGCCTCGGCGTCGGCGACGACGGCCGAGATCACGTGGTCCCCTCCGCCCTGCGCAACGGCGCGGACGTTGACGTGGGCGCGGGCGAGCGTGGCGAAGTAGCGGCCCGCGAGGCCGGCCGCCCCGTGCATCCCCGACCCGACGGCCGCCACGACGGCCCCGCCCGCCTCGGCGCGGACGCCACGGACGTCGCCCCGCTCGATCTCGCGCGCGAGCGCCTTTTCCAGGAGGCGGACCACCGCGTCGGCGTCCGCCTGGCGGACGGCGAGCCCCATGCTCCCCTCGGCCGAGGCCTGCGCCACCAGAGAGACGGGGAGCCCCGCCTCGGCGAGGGGGGCGAAGATCCGCCGCGCGAGGTCCGGCACTTCGAGCGACGACGCGCCGTCGACCCGGACGAGCGCGGCGTCGCGGATCGCGGTGACGGCGCGAATCGCGGGTGGGACGTCGGGGTCGGCCGGGCCGATCTCGGTGCCGGGCGCCTCGGGCCGCAGCGTGTTCTTGATCCGCAGCGGGACGCCCTCGCGCAGGAGCGGGCGCATCGTGCGGGGGTGGAGGACCTTCGCGCCGAAGTGGGCCAGCTCGGCGGCCTCCTGGTAGCTCAGCCGCGGCAGCGAGAACGCGTCCGGCACGACGCGCGGATCGGCCGAGAGGACGCCGTCGACGTCGGTCCAGATGACGCACTCGACGGCGCCCAGCGCGCCGGCCAGGATCGTCGCGGTGTAGTCTGAGCCGGAGCGGCCGAGCGTGGTCGTCACGCCGTCGTCGGTGGAGGCCACGAAGCCGGTCACGACGGCGACCGCGTCCTCCGGAACCTCGTCGAGCGCGGCGCGCGTGAGGCGACCGGTCTCTTTGAAGTCGACGGCGGCCTCACCGAACGCGTCGTCGGTGCGGACGAACCCGGTCGCGTCGAGGGCCACGGCCGCGTGCCCGGCGGCGCGGAAGGCGGCGGCCACGAGCGGGACCGACGCGCGCTCCCCCGCCGAGACGATCGCGTCCTTGAACCGGGCGTCGCACTGGCGCAGGAGGTAGACGCCGTACAGGAGCTCGCCGAGCTCGGTGAACAGGGTGTCCTGCCGCTCGCGGAGCGCCTCCCGCTCGCTTTCGGGCGCCAGCGCGACCAGGGCCGCCTCGTGCCGCTCGCGGACCTCCCGGAGGATCTGCCGGTGCGCGCCCGTCCGCGCCACGGCCGCGTCGATGGCCGCGAGCAGCCGGTCCGTGACGCCCCCGAACGCCGACGACACGACGACGCGCCGGTGCCCGGCGGTGTCCGCGCCGGTCGCCAGTTCGACGACGCGGCGGACGCGGTCGGGCGTGCCGACAGAGGTGCCGCCGAACTTGGCGACGTGGATCGGGAGGTCGGGCACGGGCGGAGCGGCTGGGTCGGCCGAAGCTATGAGCCCTCCGAGCGGGCGGCCGAGGCGGGCGGATCGTCTTCGCGCCCGCTCCATTGACCGGCCGGCGGGCACCCCCCTATCTTGGCCGCCCGTCGCCCACGAAGCGGCGACCTCCGGGGCTATAGCTCAGTTGGTAGAGCGCCTCAATGGCATTGAGGAGGTCAGCGGTTCGAATCCGCTTAGCTCCACCCCGCCGAAACCGGCCCTCCTGCTGTCAGGAGGGCCGGTTTTTCGGTTTCGGCAACCCTATACCTCTGGGCCGGCCTCGGGGCTGTTCGGACACATTTCGGACGAGCCCGCGCGGAACGGCGCGGAAATGTGCGGCCCCTCCCATTCCAGAGCGCCTTGAACATGGCCGACGAGACAGCCCAACCAACGGGCGATGAGGACGCAACCGCCAGAGTCCCCTGGACAATCCGGATCATCGGAGAGCACCTCTCGATCAAGGACTTCGTCTGGGAGGAGGTGCCCCCTTTCGCTGTGCTCACCGGTCCGAACGGGATCGGGAAGAGCCACCTGCTGAGCGCCATCCGAGAAGGCGCATCTGTGATCAGCGAAGGCGTCGACAGCTTGATGAGAGCCGACGAAGCCAGACGGAACGTGGATGTCTACCTAAATCAGCTCAACCGCGCTGAGGCAAACCTCAACGGGTTGCTGGCCCAAGGGGCCCCAGGCCGAGACGTCACGATGGCCAGGAGGACGCGGGACAGCGTGGTGAAGTCCCTTGAGCGCACTCGCGAAGCGATGGTGGTTCGACTCCCGAACCCGCTTCTTCAAGTCGACGGGGTCACGCCTTGGTTCACGGAGGAGTGGTTCGGGTCGGTCGAGGTAGGGCTGAGGCCAGAGGACGTGGTGCTCGTCGCGGACGCGTTCCAGACGATCCGCCAGGCAGAGACGCCGCCGGCCGGGCTCGCGGCGACGGTCCGGCGACTCCTCGAGGACGCCTCCCGCCATAGAGGCAATCGCGACCAACGCCACGCAGCGGAGCGGATGATGCGCGGGCTCGCCGAATCAGGCCTCCGGTTGGCTGGGAGTGATGGGGACCCGTCGGACGACTTTTCTGAGGAGGACCTCTTGAACGCCATCGTGCGAACGCCGGGCCTTCTCACGGACATGAATGACCCCGCGAGAGGGGTCGAGATAGCGTTTCTCCAATACCGCGCCGCGCTCGTCAGACACTTCCTAGCACACGGCACGGACCGTGCAGCGGCTACACGCGCGGTCGGGAGGCCACCGTGGGAGATCATCGACGAAGTGTTGGAGTCCGCCGGCTTCCCATACAAAGTCGTCGCGCCCTCCTCGACGTCCCTCTACGACCCCTACACCCTCACGTTCGAGGCCCCGAACGGCACGGTCACCCCGTCGATGCTTTCCTCCGGCGAGCGGACGCTGTTGGGGATCGTCTGCGCCCTTTTCGCCGGCGGTCACGGAGGGGGCCTCCCCCGTCTTCTTCTCCTCGACGAGCCCGACGCCCACCTCCACCCCTCGATCACCGAGCGAGTCCTACACTCCATCAGGGACCGGATCGTCGGGGAGTACGGGGTCCGAGTCATTCTCACCACGCACTCGCCGTCGACCGTCGCGCTCTCGCCGGACGAGTCGGTCTTCGTGATGAAGAGGTGCCGCGTAGAGAGGCCGGCGGACCGCTGGGCGGCCGTCAGCAAACTCACGACGGGGATCGTCACCGTCGGCCCATCGACGAAGCACGTGTTCACTGAGGACCAAGATGATGTCGAGTTCTACGAGGCGGTCCTCGGCGTGCTGGAGTCCAACGCTGACCTCGACTTCCCTAGTGGTCGGTTGGCCTTCCTCAGGGCGAACAAGGACACGAACCGCCCGGGTGGGGGCGGCCGGGCCAAGGTCATCGAGTGGGTGTCCGACATGGACGCGCCCCACGTCTTTGGGCTTATCGATTACGACGACGGCGACACCCCGGGCCACCCACGCGTCCGTCGCATCGGCCGCTACGCGATCGAGAATTACCTCCTCGACCCACCGATCCTCGCCGCGTTTCTATCTCGGGACCACTCCCCCATCGTCGTCGTCGGTTTCGAGCCGTTTGCGGGAAAAGAAGGGGCGATCGCCGAGGCGACCTCGGCCCAAGTCCAGGCTGTCGTCGACGGCGTCGCCGCCGCCCTGCTCGAGGCCTGGGACGAGGCAGACCGGCCTACGACGACTGAGCGCCGTCGCGTCGACTACGTGACGGGGCAGTCCGTGGAAATGCCCGCCTGGCTCCACACCAAGCGAGGGAAAGACCTCGTCTCGCACGTGAAGGCCACATTTGGGAAGGGGTACCGCCCAGACGCGCTAAGGGCGTTCATCGCATCATTCGGGATGGTCCCCACTGAGCTCGCCGATGTGCTAAGGCAGATCGCCGAGAGCTAGCAACCGCGGGGTAGCGCACTGCTCGGGCTCGCCAAAATGGTGCTCCCAGGCAGGCGCTGTCGGGGAAGACGGCGACACTCGTTGCGGCGCCGGGACCAGCCCCTGGCGTGCGAGCCCTCCTCTACGCCCTCCCAAGGCGGGCACCCTTCGTGATCCTCCTCACGACGACGATGGGCCGCCGGTCCGCGAGGAGCTCGAGCGAGACGTCGCGGGCCGTCCCCGTGGCCATGTCGACGGCGCCCGACAGCAGCGCGCGCGCGATGTCGTCGCCGAGCGCGACCGCGACGGCCTCGGCGAGGTCCTCGACGGGCAGAGAACCTGGCGCGCTCACGGGGCCGTGGAGGCGAGGTCGGCACGGACGGCGCCGTCGAGCGACCACTCCTCGGCTTGCTCGATGAGGTCCGGGACCATCGCCCGCGCCTGCTCGGTGAGGAGCCCCCCCCTGTCGCCGGCCTCGTGCGCACGGCGGAGGAGGCTACGGACGGAGCTCCACTGGGTGCACAGGAGGCAGAAGCTCATCATCGTCGCCGAGTCGAGGTCCCCCCGTTCGGCCGCTGCCGGCGCGTGTGTCCGCCATAGCCGCTCGGCATCCTCGTCGAGCGGCAGGTGGCGAGGCGGCGAGGCGAGGTCGAACGGCCGCGGTTCCGCCTCCCCCCTCGCCGTGGTCTCCAGGCGGTCCCCAGCCAGACGGCGGCGTCTCTTGCTACCCATGGCAACTGCGGTCGTGCTCAAGTTCCCGAAGCGTCCCGAGTTCGGGCGCCGGGGCCCAGCCGGGCGAACGCGTTCGGCTCCGACTGGCCGCTGTCGGCCTCCGCGCCATCGAGGCCAAGCCGCTTCCGGCCGGCCGTCGTGATCCCGAACCCGTCGGCCAGCCGGACGAACGCCTGCTCCTCCTTCTGCTTCGCGGCGATCAGCGGGTGCGGCTTGACCGACCCCGTGCCCATCTGGACCGTCGGGCCGTCCTCGGCGATCTGTCCTTCCCACGCCCGGATCGTCGACCACGTCGCGCACATCCTCTCGAAGAGCGGCTGGTTGATCGCGTCGAGGGTTCCGAGCTCGACGCAGAGCGGGGCGTTCCTCCGCCAGAACCGCTTGGCCTCGGCGTCGAGCCACCGAGGCGGGGTGACCTGGGCCGGTGGGCCGCCGGCAACCTTCTCGGAGCGGCCGTGCCGGTCGCCGCGGAACGTCCCCTGGAGCTTGTGGAGCGTCGCGCGCTTCCGGTTATGGCCTCCGGAGCCTATGCCTCCCATGGAATCGGTTCGGGTGTGGGATCGCTACAAAAAACGGCCGACGGTTTGCCGCCCGTAGATAAAATTGACCGCCCCCTCGGTCCCCGCACCTGTGGGCCCTAGAGATTTGATACGCCCCTCCCCTCACGCCGTGGCCGCTCGGAGGAGCTCGGGCATGGACTTGGCCGTCCGGTCCCGGTTGCAGGCGCGGCACTCGCACCGCACGTTCGCCCTGGTGTGCGCGCCGCTGAGGGCGAGGGGGACGACATGGGCCACCTCGGGCGCTCGGTCGACCGTCGTACCGCGGAGCTCGGCCGGCGTCGGCTCCCCGCAGACCTGACACCGCCAGCCGTCGCGACGGAGGACCTCGAGCGGATCGAACGCCTCGCGGCCGTTCGAGCGGAGGCGCACGCGGCGGGCCGCCTTCGTCGCCCGGTTGGAGTGGCGGCGGGCGCACCGGTCGGAGCAGAAGACGCGTCGCTTCGTCCCGTAGGCCGGGACGAACGGTCGCTGGCACTCGCGGCAGGCGCGCTCGTCCGGGTCGTGGAGTGCCTCGGTCCGCTCTCTCTCGCGCCGGCGGTCGGCAGAGGCCCGGCAGTCGTCGGAGCAGTAGACCGCTCCCCGGCGGCGGACGAACGGCCGACCGCACTCGGCACACGGGCCGAGCCTGCGGGCGTGGTCGTTCCGCGCCCGGACCATCGCCCTCCGCTTTGCCTTCCAGGCCTGCCAGTCGCGGACGCACTCGCGGGCGCAGAACGACGTGCAATCGGCGCGGCGCCGGCGGAACGCCCGCTCGCACCAGCCGCACGTGAGCCCGGGGGGCTCCACCTCGGCGAGGTAGCAGGACCGGGAGCAGAACCGCTGGCGGCGCTTCGTCGACGTGAACAAGCCGCCGCACCGCTCGCACCGGTGGCCGTGACCTCGGTCTGCGCTCCGGCACGCGGGGCCGCAGTACTTCCGCCGCGGCCGGGCCGGGCCGCCGCAGCGCGCGCATCTGGTCCCCACCGTCACGGTGTGGACGAGCTGTGGGGAGAGGCGGGGCTCACGAGGTCGTAGGAACTGCTCCCCGTCATCAGAACGTGCCGTCGGAGACGCCGTCGGCGTAGCGCGATGCGTAGAAGAGCGACGCCGACCGGGCCGCGTGGTCGAACATCTGGAGGTCTCCCTCGACGACGCGGAACCCGTCGCCGCTGTAGACCTTCGCGTGCGGGGGGATCGGGGCCACGGGGGGGACGGCAGTTGAGGCAACGTAGTGCGGGCGGGTGCCATCCCAGGGCCTTCGGGGCCGCCGTCCCGCGACATCTCGGCCACTTTGCGGAAGGACGCGGGACCTCGCGTTCCCTCGCAGTCGGATTTCTCATGGGCCGGTCCTGGCCAGCGTCGCGTCGGGCCCTCGCCGGTCGGCCTATCTTCGATCCGTGAGCCTCGCC
This sequence is a window from Rubrivirga marina. Protein-coding genes within it:
- a CDS encoding phage terminase small subunit P27 family, which gives rise to MGGIGSGGHNRKRATLHKLQGTFRGDRHGRSEKVAGGPPAQVTPPRWLDAEAKRFWRRNAPLCVELGTLDAINQPLFERMCATWSTIRAWEGQIAEDGPTVQMGTGSVKPHPLIAAKQKEEQAFVRLADGFGITTAGRKRLGLDGAEADSGQSEPNAFARLGPGARTRDASGT
- the thrA gene encoding bifunctional aspartate kinase/homoserine dehydrogenase I; translated protein: MPDLPIHVAKFGGTSVGTPDRVRRVVELATGADTAGHRRVVVSSAFGGVTDRLLAAIDAAVARTGAHRQILREVRERHEAALVALAPESEREALRERQDTLFTELGELLYGVYLLRQCDARFKDAIVSAGERASVPLVAAAFRAAGHAAVALDATGFVRTDDAFGEAAVDFKETGRLTRAALDEVPEDAVAVVTGFVASTDDGVTTTLGRSGSDYTATILAGALGAVECVIWTDVDGVLSADPRVVPDAFSLPRLSYQEAAELAHFGAKVLHPRTMRPLLREGVPLRIKNTLRPEAPGTEIGPADPDVPPAIRAVTAIRDAALVRVDGASSLEVPDLARRIFAPLAEAGLPVSLVAQASAEGSMGLAVRQADADAVVRLLEKALAREIERGDVRGVRAEAGGAVVAAVGSGMHGAAGLAGRYFATLARAHVNVRAVAQGGGDHVISAVVADAEAVQAVSALHEAFAMRRLRTHLVVVGAGMLGRRLLALLDAQIPGLLGAGVNVVLAGVADSRHLLWDASGLDPATAADRVAEGDPAGLDALSDRITSARLERLVVVDATASPDVAARHAGWLRAGVAVVTPNKEATGRSAEGWGEAQAASRAGEAPYLYEASVGAGLGIVGRLRDLVRTGDRVQEIEGVLSGTLSFVMNRMRDGAAFSEAVGAAREAGLTEPDVRDDLSGRDVARKLALLAREVGLDVSAADVALESLVPDGLDEVPLAEFWRRLPDADAGWRRRLAEAGEGEVQYVARLGADGAIRAGVEGVRAEAGSLLAALRASEIAVVVHTARTGDFPIFFQGPGASADVTAAVVLADVVRAAEAMR
- a CDS encoding HNH endonuclease encodes the protein MFTSTKRRQRFCSRSCYLAEVEPPGLTCGWCERAFRRRRADCTSFCARECVRDWQAWKAKRRAMVRARNDHARRLGPCAECGRPFVRRRGAVYCSDDCRASADRRRERERTEALHDPDERACRECQRPFVPAYGTKRRVFCSDRCARRHSNRATKAARRVRLRSNGREAFDPLEVLRRDGWRCQVCGEPTPAELRGTTVDRAPEVAHVVPLALSGAHTRANVRCECRACNRDRTAKSMPELLRAATA
- a CDS encoding AAA family ATPase is translated as MADETAQPTGDEDATARVPWTIRIIGEHLSIKDFVWEEVPPFAVLTGPNGIGKSHLLSAIREGASVISEGVDSLMRADEARRNVDVYLNQLNRAEANLNGLLAQGAPGRDVTMARRTRDSVVKSLERTREAMVVRLPNPLLQVDGVTPWFTEEWFGSVEVGLRPEDVVLVADAFQTIRQAETPPAGLAATVRRLLEDASRHRGNRDQRHAAERMMRGLAESGLRLAGSDGDPSDDFSEEDLLNAIVRTPGLLTDMNDPARGVEIAFLQYRAALVRHFLAHGTDRAAATRAVGRPPWEIIDEVLESAGFPYKVVAPSSTSLYDPYTLTFEAPNGTVTPSMLSSGERTLLGIVCALFAGGHGGGLPRLLLLDEPDAHLHPSITERVLHSIRDRIVGEYGVRVILTTHSPSTVALSPDESVFVMKRCRVERPADRWAAVSKLTTGIVTVGPSTKHVFTEDQDDVEFYEAVLGVLESNADLDFPSGRLAFLRANKDTNRPGGGGRAKVIEWVSDMDAPHVFGLIDYDDGDTPGHPRVRRIGRYAIENYLLDPPILAAFLSRDHSPIVVVGFEPFAGKEGAIAEATSAQVQAVVDGVAAALLEAWDEADRPTTTERRRVDYVTGQSVEMPAWLHTKRGKDLVSHVKATFGKGYRPDALRAFIASFGMVPTELADVLRQIAES